Proteins co-encoded in one Salvia splendens isolate huo1 chromosome 4, SspV2, whole genome shotgun sequence genomic window:
- the LOC121799695 gene encoding 26S proteasome non-ATPase regulatory subunit 1 homolog A-like, producing MAAAAATLVSSAGALLAMLNETHPALKLHALSNLNTFVDYFWPEISTAVPIIESLYEDEEFEHRQLAALLVSKVFYYLSELNDSLSYALGAGSLFDVSEDSDYVHTLLAKAIDEYANLKTKAAETNEESILIDPRMEAIVERMLDKCTADGKYQQTIGMAIECRRLDKLEEAVISSDNVHSTINYCIDICHSFVNRREYRCEILRLLVKIYQQLPSPDYLSICQRLMFLDEPKGVASIFEELLRSENVDDALLAFQIAFDLVENEHQAFLLKVRDLLPTPKSQHSEPTQLSESAQPDSSQTEIAVTSEDVHITEANQADESITSTDPREAVYAERLTKLRGILDGETSIQLTLQFLHSHNKSDLLILKTIKQSVEMRNSVCHSATIYANAIMHAGTTVDTFLRENLDWLSRATNWAKFSATAGLGVIHRGHLQQGRSLMAPYLPQGGSGGGSPYSEGGALYALGLIHANHGEGIKPFLQESLRSSNVEVIQHGACLGLGLAALGTADEDVFDEIKNVLYTDSAVAGEAAGISMGLLMVGTASEKAAEMLAYAHETQHEKIIRGLALGIALTVYGREEEADTLIEQMTRDQDPILRYGGMYALALAYRGTSNNKAIRQLLHFAVSDVSDDVRRTAVLALGFVLYSDPEQCPRIVSLLSESYNPHVRYGAALAVGISCAGTGLSEAISLLEPLTLDVVDFVRQGALIAMAMVMVQISEASDSRVGAFRRQLEKIIQDKHEDTISKMGAILASGILDAGGRNVTIKLLSKTKHDKITAVVGLAVFSQFWYWYPLIYFISLAFSPTALIGLNYDLKIPKFDFLSHAKPSLFEYPKPTTVPTTASTVKLPTAILSTSVRAKTRASKKEAEKQAEKAETSTEKGKSSDKDGDSMQVDSNTEKKTEPEPSFEILTNPARVVRPQEKFIKFLQDSRYVPVKTAPSGFVLFKDLRPNEPEELSLTESPSSATSNPATGGSVPGQPGSVTAMAVDEEPAPPQPFEYSS from the exons atggctgcagcggcggcgacgTTGGTGAGTTCGGCGGGCGCACTTCTGGCTATGCTGAATGAGACTCACCCGGCTCTCAAGTTGCACGCACTCTCCAATCTCAACACCTTTGTCGACTACTTCTGGCCTGAGATCTCCACTGCTGTCCCGATTAT AGAAAGTTTGTACGAAGATGAAGAGTTTGAACACAGACAGCTAGCTGCCTTGTTGGTTTCAAAG GTTTTCTATTATTTGAGTGAGCTCAATGATTCATTGTCCTATGCTCTGGGAGCTGGCTCTCTTTTTGATGTATCTGAGGACTCGGATTACGTTCATACTCTACTCG CTAAAGCAATTGACGAATATGCAAATCTGAAGACAAAAGCAGCTGAGACAAATGAGGAATCTATACTGATTGACCCTAGGATGGAAGCTATTGTTGAGAGAATGCTGGATAA ATGTACTGCAGATGGAAAATATCAACAAACCATAGGGATGGCAATTGAATGTAGAAGACTGGATAAGCTTGAGGAAGCAGTTATAAGTAGTGACAATGTCCATTCGACTATTAATTATTGCATAGATATCTGTCATTCCTTTGTGAACAGGCGAGAGTATAGGTGTGAG ATACTCCGCCTTCTGGTCAAAATATATCAGCAGCTGCCATCTCCTGATTATTTGAGCATTTGTCAGCGCCTAATGTTTCTAGATGAGCCGAAGGGTGTTGCAAGCATATTTGAAGAACTCTTAAGATCAGAAAATGTTGATGATGCACTACTGGCATTTCAAATTGCATTTGATCTTGTGGAGAATGAGCACCAAGCTTTCCTTTTGAAGGTGAGAGATCTGCTTCCGACTCCCAAGTCACAGCATTCAGAGCCTACTCAGTTGTCCGAGTCAGCTCAGCCAGATTCTTCACAAACTGAAATTGCTGTCACATCTGAGGATGTTCACATAACAGAGGCAAATCAAGCAGATGAAAGCATAACATCTACGGATCCACGTGAAGCAGTTTACGCTGAGAGGCTTACAAAACTAAGAGGAATTCTGGATGGAGAGACTTCCATACAGTTGACCCTGCAATTCTTACACAGCCATAACAA ATCAGATCTCCTCATTCTCAAAACCATAAAGCAGTCTGTTGAGATGAGAAATAGTGTCTGCCATAGTGCAACTATATATGCTAATGCTATTATGCATGCTGGAACAACTGTTGATACATTTCTGAGAGAAAATTTG GACTGGCTGAGTAGGGCCACAAATTGGGCAAAATTCAGTGCAACTGCAGGACTTGGCGTTATCCATCGGGGCCATCTACAGCAAGGAAGATCCCTCATGGCACCTTACTTGCCACAAGGTGGCAGTGGTGGTGGCAGTCCATACTCGGAAGGTGGAGCATTATATGCTCTTGGTCTAATTCATGCAAACCATGGGGAAGGCATTAAACCCTTTCTGCAGGAAAGCCTAAGGAGCTCTAATGTTGAG GTCATTCAGCATGGTGCCTGCCTGGGTCTTGGTTTGGCTGCATTGGGCACTGCTGATGAGGACGTctttgatgaaataaaaaatgtgtTGTATACTGACAGTGCTGTTGCTGGTGAGGCTGCTGGGATTAGTATGGGTCTCCTAATGGTTGGAACAGCTAGTGAGAAGGCTGCTGAAATGCTTGCATATGCACATGAAACCCAACATGAAAAGATTATAAG GGGTTTAGCCTTAGGAATAGCACTTACAGTCTACGGAAGAGAGGAAGAAGCGGATACACTCATTGAGCAAATGACAAGGGATCAAGACCCTATACTGCGTTATGGTGGCATGTATGCCTTAGCCTTGGCGTACAGAGGAACATCAAATAATAAGGCCATTCGTCAGTTGCTGCATTTTGCCGTGTCAGATGTAAGCGATGATGTCAGACGGACTGCTGTTCTTGCCCTTGGATTTGTGTTATACTCTGATCCTGAACAG TGCCCTCGCATTGTCTCTCTGTTATCGGAGTCCTACAATCCACATGTGCGTTATGGTGCTGCACTAGCAGTTGGGATTTCTTGTGCGGGCACTGGACTTAGTGAGGCCATATCATTGCTAGAGCCATTAACCTTGGATGTTGTCGACTTTGTCCGTCAAGGTGCTCTAATTGCAATGGCAATGGTGATGGTTCAGATCAGTGAAGCTAGTGACTCTCGTGTTGGTGCTTTCAG GCGACAATTGGAAAAGATAATCCAAGATAAGCATGAAGATACGATAAGCAAGATGGGTGCTATATTAGCTTCGGGGATTTTAGATGCTGGCGGACGGAATGTGACCATCAAGTTACtttcaaaaacaaaacatgataaAATCACTGCAGTAGTAGGCCTTGCTGTTTTCAGTCAGTTCTGGTACTGGTACCCACTCATCTACTTCATCAGCTTGGCATTCTCACCAACTGCTTTAATTGGTTTGAACTATGACCTGAAAATACCCAAGTTTGATTTCCTTTCACATGCGAAGCCGTCATTGTTTGAATACCCTAAGCCTACTACTGTCCCTACCACTGCTTCAACTGTTAAACTGCCCACTGCAATTTTATCAACATCAGTAAGAGCCAAAACCAGGGCTAGTAAGAAAGAAGCTGAGAAGCAGGCCGAGAAGGCAGAAACAAGTACGGAAAAGGGTAAATCAAGCGACAAGGATGGGGATTCTATGCAG GTAGATAGTAACACAGAGAAGAAGACGGAACCTGAGCCATCGTTTGAAATTTTAACCAATCCTGCAAGGGTGGTTCGTCCACAAGAGAAATTCATCAAATTTCTTCAAGATAGCAGATACGTGCCAGTTAAGACAGCACCTTCAGGATTTGTACTATTCAAAGATCTACGACCGAATGAGCCTGAAGAATTATCTCTCACTGAGTCTCCCTCGTCCGCGACCTCTAATCCTGCTACTGGCGGGTCAGTCCCTGGACAGCCGGGATCGGTCACAGCAATGGCTGTCGATGAAGAGCCTGCACCTCCACAACCCTTTGAATACAGCTCGTAA
- the LOC121800480 gene encoding UDP-glycosyltransferase 87A1-like produces the protein MVGMGCHINPMLNLCHLILHSRPYITVSFIITQEWLGLLGDTPSPPSSTTPDTWVLDVGRNRNIPVASFYTMSATVFSIFHHYDLVSQHRHSPPGQIREGNIVDYVGVQTYSTSDE, from the exons ATGGTGGGAATGGGATGCCACATCAACCCGATGCTCAACCTCTGCCACCTCATACTCCACTCCCGCCCCTATATCACCGTCTCCTTCATCATCACCCAGGAGTGGCTCGGCCTCCTCGGCGATACACCGTCCCCGCCGTCTTCTACAACACCCGACACCTGGGTCTTGGACGTCGGCCGTAACCGGAATATTCcggtggcttccttttataccATGTCTGccaccgtcttctccatcttccACCACTATGATCTCGTCTCCCAACACCGCCATTCCCCTCCAG GTCAAATAAGAGAGGGAAACATTGTAGACTATGTTGGGGTACAAACCTAttccacatcggatgagtga
- the LOC121797650 gene encoding 60S ribosomal protein L13a-4-like, with amino-acid sequence MVSGSGICAKRVVVDARNHMLGRLASILAKELLNGQRVVVVRCEEICLSGGLVRQKMKYLRFLRKRMNTKPSHGPIHFRAPSKILWRTIRGMIPHKTKRGEAALARLKVYEGVPPPYDKIKRMVIPDALKVLRLQAGHKYCLLGRLSSEVGWNHYDTIRELEKKRKDRAQVTYERKKQLTKLRIKAEKIAQEKLGSQLDVITPIKY; translated from the exons atggtGTCGGGTTCGGGGATCTGCGCGAAGAGAGTGGTGGTGGACGCCAGGAACCACATGCTCGGACGCCTGGCCTCCATTTTGGCGAAAGAGCTCTTGAACGGCCAGAGAGTCGTCGTCGTCCGCTGCGAGGAAATCTGCCTCTCCGGCGGCCTCGTTCGCCAGAAAATGAAGTACCTTCGCTTCCTCCGTAAGCGTATGAACACCAAGCCCTCACATGGCCCCATCCACTTCCGTGCTCCTTCAAAAATTCTCTGGAGGACTATTCGTGG AATGATTCCTCACAAGACTAAGAGAGGAGAGGCTGCTCTTGCTCGTCTTAAGGTCTATGAAGGTGTACCTCCACCATATGATAAGATCAAGAGAATGGTCATTCCAGACGCTCTCAA GGTTTTGAGGCTTCAAGCTGGCCACAAGTATTGCCTGTTGGGAAGACTGTCATCTGAAGTCGGATGGAACCATTATGATACCATCAGG GAGttggagaagaagaggaaagaCCGTGCTCAGGTAACATATGAGAGGAAGAAGCAGTTGACAAAGTTGAGGATTAAAGCTGAGAAGATTGCCCAAGAGAAGCTTGGTTCCCAACTTGACGTTATTACTCCGATCAAATATTGA
- the LOC121799304 gene encoding transcription factor FAMA-like: protein MEKEGSYMANFPGLDYELQNHQLQDSINQEMGAKSTDHNSNQIVDCMLQNPPQNQQPPLLSPSNFCGSNSFDKLSFADVMQFADFGPKLGLNQGKAPEEEGGIDPVFFLKFPVLNEHHNQQHQNHHLPLMASEEQEREDGKSPQVENVRFLGEKSPQVEGKSKRKRPRASKTVEEVESQRMTHIAVERNRRKQMNEHLRVLRSLMPSSYVQRGDQASIIGGAIEFVRELEQLLQCLESQKRRRLYGDGARPGGDPSMGIPNEQGGGYETAGLGEETAESKSGLADVEVKVLGFDGLIKILSRRRQGQLVKTIAALEDLHLTILHTNITTIEQTVLYSFNIKINGEASFTAEDLANSVQQIFSFIHANNSL from the exons ATGGAGAAAGAAGGAAGTTACATG GCAAATTTTCCTGGCCTTGATTATGAGCTTCAAAATCATCAACTACAAGATTCGATCAATCAAGAAATGGGAGCAAAATCTACAGATCACAACAGCAACCAAATTGTGGATTGCATGCTACAAAATCCACCACAAAACCAGCAACCACCTCTTCTATCACCATCCAACTTTTGCGGGTCGAATTCATTCGACAAGCTGAGCTTCGCAGATGTGATGCAGTTCGCAGACTTCGGCCCCAAACTGGGGCTGAATCAAGGCAAGGCGCCCGAGGAAGAAGGCGGGATCGACCCCGTCTTCTTCCTCAAGTTCCCGGTGTTGAACGAGCATCACAATCAGCAGCATCAGAACCACCATCTCCCCTTGATGGCCTCTGAGGAGCAGGAGAGAGAGGATGGAAAGAGCCCTCAAGTGGAGAATGTGAGATTTCTCGGTGAAAAGAGCCCTCAAGTGGAGGGCAAGAGCAAGAGGAAACGGCCTAGAGCTTCTAAGACTGTTGAAGAAGTTGAGAGTCAAAGAATGACTCATATAGCTGTGGAGAGGAATAGAAGGAAGCAAATGAATGAACATCTTCGTGTTTTGAGGTCTCTCATGCCTAGCTCCTATGTCCAAAGG gGTGATCAAGCATCTATAATTGGTGGAGCGATTGAGTTTGTGAGGGAGCTGGAGCAGCTGCTCCAATGCCTTGAGTCACAGAAGAGGCGGCGGCTGTATGGAGACGGGGCGAGGCCGGGTGGAGATCCATCCATGGGCATCCCAAACGAGCAAGGCGGCGGCTATGAAACTGCGGGATTGGGAGAAGAAACGGCAGAGAGCAAGTCAGGCTTAGCAGATGTGGAGGTGAAGGTTTTAGGGTTTGATGGTTTGATCAAGATTCTGTCGAGGAGAAGACAAGGACAGCTCGTCAAAACCATTGCTGCACTTGAAGATTTGCACCTCACTATTCTGCATactaatattactactattgaaCAAACTGTTCTTTATTCTTTCAATATTAAG ATTAATGGAGAGGCAAGTTTCACAGCTGAAGACCTGGCAAACTCAGTTCAACAAATTTTCAGTTTTATCCATGCAAACAATAGCCTGTGA